The following nucleotide sequence is from Gadus macrocephalus chromosome 18, ASM3116895v1.
GGTGATCATGACTGAATATAACcgttattaatataatattcacAGCTGCCTTAAGTAATGTGTTCAAgtatttgttgtattttctttctttgttcttAAGATATTAAGTGGTAGGCTATATAACTTTACACAGTATTACTGGATTATGTCATAAGTATAACACTTTTATGAACTGAGAAGATTGATGTTGATTGTTGACTGTGTCTCTGTAATGGGAGATTTCTTACTTTATTATTGATATTTCCTCCACTTTCAGAATACAAAATGGATCCTAAATTTAGGAAGAAGGATGGCTGTATCTGCCTTTTTGACTCGGAGGATGCCAAGAAGGTCAAGGCGGAGAAACGGCCATGGACCAGAGCTCTTTCACCAGATGAGGTGAAAGAGTCTGCAAGGGAAGCTGTTGAGCATAAAGGTGGGGACCCAAACAACGAGGAGCATGTTCTTGGCCAGCATAAATTGCAGTTTGGGGCCTTCAGGCATCAAACATTTAAATGGCTGGCTGAGAACGCTCTGGGGTATGCTGGCTATGTGGTGGCATCCATGTCGGTGGAGTCAGGTCGCTCTGATTCAAACAACAATATGATAAATAAGAGACTTTTGGAGAAGTACGTATCTCAGTTTCCTGCTGGCCGCTATGCCATTCGGGTGAAGAAGGACGCACTGAGCTCCCAACCTGCCACTACAGCTTCTGCCTCTACACAGGCCGCCTCCACATCCCAACAGCCTTCAGCCTCCTTGCAGGCTGCTGTCAATGTAGCACCCGCCTTCTCTCCACGATCATCCGTTGTGCCTGTATCCTCCCTACGCGGCCTCTTGTCAAGGAGAGACCAGTCTCCCCAGGCTATCGCCAAAAATGTAAAGAGCCTCTTCACAAAACCAAGGTTTCAGCCATGTAAGTATGCAACAATACAATTAATTTGTGTTATACTGAGTTTTAcatgttttcatatttttaatGTACACCATATTGATCTCATTATTTTTTAGCTATTCCTGCCCTGCCACGCGCTGGATCCATTACGGCATCATCTGCAGTGACAGTAAAAACGGAACCAACTGACAGCGAGCTCATGCAGGCTGCCGCAGAAGTTGACCCCGACACATTGcgtaagtgtttttattttatgcacacagcccctctctctctctctctctctctctctctctctctctctctctctctctctctctctctctctctctctctctctctctctctctctctctctctctctctctctctctctctctctctctctctctctctctctctctctctctctctctctctctctctctctctctctctctctctctctctctctctctctctctctctctctctctctctcactcctcttgcTGTAAAAAAGAAATGTATGTCATTACATGAGGACATTACAATCATGATTACAAATTTGAATTTAGCATACTTGAATATAATCAAAATGAAGATAGTGTGGTTTatcatatataattattatttccaTAATAACtttcatggtctgtctgtttccttgtcttgttttggtgtgttccctgtgtttcctgttttactttggtatctctgtcttgtttccaCCCATGTTTTGAgctaataaattatcctttaccTGAACAGAGAGCAGAATTTGCCTCCCCGCTGGTTGGATCCCCGCCCTGCCAGAGGTTGACCAGCACTGGATCTCGAAGGCTCTGTTCCGGTGGTCACCCTCTGGTCAACCAGAGTTTGAACTTGACAAGGTGGACAGAATGTGGTGGTATCCACCTCAGCAGTCGCTGACATCCAGTGCCATCCCAGCAATGGAGCAGTTCTTTGGGCACCCTCTGTTCCTGTGGATGCCCAGGAAGCTGTGGCGTGTGCGACTGCTCTGTCCACATCAAGACTGTGGGAAGGCAGAGCTCACCTCTGCGGGACTCCATCAGAGGGTCAGGCTGGTGGTTGGTGTCAGCGGCTCTTACTACCTGGTAGCCGAATACCTTGCATGTAAGAGTTGCAAAAGGAAGGTCATCAGCTGGAGCCACAACATCGTCTCTCAGCTAGACATTGGTCACCGCCTGCATTTCCCATGTCTGCTGACATACAAGCTGGGGTGCGACATGCAGGTTGTGCGCTTGATGCGTCAGCGGGGACTGGGGAACAGCAGCAGCCAGCTCCAAAaacagctggaggagcagcaTGCAGAGAGCTGGCTGGGGAAAACAATTCAGTTCCTCACTGCTTACAGAGGAGTTGCAAGTGCAATATCCTCGGGGCTGATTTTGCCAGTGCCGCTAGGGGACTTGCCAGTTATGCCTGCAGTGCCAAAACATCGCTGGTTGATGCAGGTGTATGCCCAAGAGGTCCTTGGCAGACTGGACGAAGTTAAGGCTTCCATCACCTCACTCTTTGGCCAGGTCCTGAAGATGGACTCTACAAAGAAAATTGTAAGGAAGCTAGCTGGTCAGGCACGGTCTACAGCTTCTTGGGCCACCAACGTTGGAAATGAGCATGGACATGTCATCATGTCTGTTCTCACAGCAAGTGAGGGCTGGGGCCTGATGAAGATGGCAGAGGGTCTTGTGAGGCGTTACAAGGATGCTGGTGTGCCACCTCCAGAGATCCTTTATGTGGACCGGGACTGCTGTGGGAACTCTCACCTTTTAAAAATCTTTGGTGCATGGCCAGGCATGAAGATCCGGTTGGACATCTGGCACTTCATGAGGAGATTTGCCACCGGTTGCACCACAGATTCCCATGCCCTCTACACCAGCTTCATGGCCCAACTCTCCCGCTGCATCTTTGCGTGGGATCAGAGCGACCTGCAGCGACTCAAAGCTGCCAAGCGGGCAGAGCTGGAAGCAAGCCACCTGCGTCCCACAGTGGAAGATGTCGCACGCCATATCTCCAAGGCTGAGACTATGCTTCACTGCAGGAGAGCTGTCCGGGAAAGTGGGGAGATGGGTGACCTGCTGAAGGACTTGATAGAGGCATACTCTGGAGAGAAGGGTTGCAATACCCTTGGTGTGCCTCTGATCAACAGAGCAAGGATGGCAGAAATCTTGAAGGCCCAGCTAAAACACCTTCCCTGCCTCCAGGACCCTCCAGGTTTCCAGTTATACACCCAGACTGGGACACTGAAGAAGGCTGGTCATGTGCTTCCTACATTCCGATGTGCCAGAGGGTCCACCTCGTTGGAAAGTTTCCACTTGCACATGAATAGATTCATCCCAGGTGAATAGTTTACTCTGTTAGGTTACTTTCCATATTAATTGAAATGTAATAATAAGTACTGCATGCAAGGACTCACAATGCAAATATCACAATGcaaatattcaatatttttcAGGAACCCTGGCAAGTGACACCTTTTTCCAGGCATATCTGGTTGATGGTCTATTCAGGTGGAATGAGGACAGGACCATAACAGCAGAGGGGACCGAGGGGCCTCGTTCATACAGTGGCCTCCTAAAGCATGCTGCCAACCAGTTGTCAGAGGAGGTGCTTGGGAGAAAACTGGTGGAGTACACGGCCCCACGGAAATACACTGGTGTGTATGTAGTaaattgttattaaaaaaaataatatttggcAGCTCAATCACTTATGACCGTTTTTTTTGGATTGTTGCAGGAGAGCTTATAGGTATAGAATACCTATACAACCAAAATAATGCAGTGATGGAGGACTACAAGTTGGCCTTGGTGACACTGGAGACAGAAGACATCACTGTTGCAGAGGGGGAGTCTTCTTTGGAGCCATGTGACATCGAGGATCCAACTGTCCCAACCCTGGAGACAATATGGCCTCCACAACAGCTCACCCCTCCAGCTGCCCGTCCAGCCACTGCTCTGCCAGCTGCCCGTCCAGCCACTGCTCTGCCAGCTGCCCGTCAAGCCACTGCTCTGCCAGCTGCCCCTCCAGCCACTGCTCTGCCAGCTGCCCGTCCAGCCACTGCTCTGCCAGCTGCCCGTCCAGCCACTGCTCTGCCAGCTGCCCGTCCAGCCACTGCTCTGCCAGCTGCCCGTCCAGCCACTGCTCTGCCAGCTGCCCGTCCAGCCACTGCTCTGCCAGCTGCCCCTCCAGCCACTGCTCTGCCAGCTGCCCGTCCAGCCACTGCTCTGCCAGCTGCCCGTTCAGCCACTGCTCTGCCAGCTGCACTCTCTGCAGCTTTTACAGTTGCCCCTATGCATAGTGGTAAGTTTTTATTGAAATGTCAAAAGTAAcaattattgtcattaatatgaAACATTACAATAACATGCTTATGATGTTCATTTCATCTGACTTCATCTTCACACATGTTCTCTTGATCTCTCTcaattttattttgttctaatTTAGCTCCCCAGCAAGACACACAGGACTTGGTAGACGATCAGCCTTCAACATCAGCTCTGGGCTCCACCAGTCATGATGTAGGTTTATGTTTTTGACAACATTGTAAACTTCATAAACTTAAAGTTCTATGTTTACTTACTTAAACATATGGATATAATATTTTACAATTTAAAATGCATATCTGATTTTAATCGCTCTGTTAATTCTAGGACTCGGTTGGACCTGAAAATGTTGAGGGCTTTCAAGCAGTCCAGGACTtgactgtttttttatttaaattaaaagaACACAGTCTTGCCCTGTcaagggaggaggctgaggaaatAATTTCCCTGTGGAATTATTTGTCAGACTTTGACAAGTGTCGCACAGTGTACCCCCCACGTCACCAGGATACACTCGCACATGGCAGATTCAGGACGTCAAAAAAGGCTGTTGCGCCTGGTGTGGAGAGTACAAAGCGGTATGTATGTTTTTCTGAGAAAGCTTGACTATGCTGCATGCTATAACATCATGTCTTGTACTACACTAATGCAACCAATACCTTTGCAGATGCTTTGCAGGAGGGAGAAGCCCAGCACAGTGGCCAGACTGCAATCGGGTTTGTGAGGCACTCTTCGTCCAACTTTGTGAGGAGTACCGTGGATCGAGGCGGATTGATGGGGTCCGCCACGAGCACTGGAGTCTGGTCATGAAAGCATACCTCCACATCCGTCAGGTTGTTTTAAACAACGCCACGGTGATGGAGAAGACCTCACTTCAGCTCCCGGTCGTGAACACGGCAACACTCTCGAGTTGGTGAGTTAACAAAGTATTAACATAGtagctgtgttttctgtgtaGGTATATCTTGCTTTGGTATACAAAAAACACTTTTATATTTGTAGGTACTGCAAACGGGAAAGAGGACAGGAGAAGAGGATTCTCGAGCAAGGGATCTGTCCGCCTCAGACAACAACTGTGAGCCCCGAGAGCCTGCCTCCTGCAGTTCAGAGGAAAGGCAAACCGTGTATGCCTCAAAGCATCGCGGCATATTCCCACGTGTTTGTTCTGCCACCTAACACTGCAGGGACGGCAACACTGCAGGGACGGAAGATCAGAAGAGTGAACCCTCCTTCTGATCTTCTGAGGCCACCATTCCTCGCAGCCCTCGAGCCTCAAATCCAGCCCCCCACACCTGTGTTTCCCACACCTCCATTCATCCCACCTCTCCTGCCTCAACCCCTCTGGTCTGTGCCTCAACCTCACCTGCCTGCCTTACAGCCTGCAGGAGCATCTGTGGTACATGTGCCATACCTACCCTATACCACCACCCACCatcgaaagaaaaaaagagaggaggaggagaagactggTTTTAAGAAGAGGAAATACTCAAGGAGTAGTGCCACCATTTTCTGCCGTCAGTGTCAGAGGGAGCGGGACCCTGCCACTCACAATCAGTACTTTGGGAACTGGTACTGCCACGCCACAGCAACCATGACCCTGGCTGAGTGGAGGGCTGCACTTGAAGCCAAGGGTTATGGGAGGAAGAAGGGAGCTCCACCTTAAATTGGCAGTGTATCGGGCACAAAaagtttttaatgttttttaatgttgtttttaagTTTTAATTTAAGTTTTTAGTTGTGACTTTTTGTGCAATAACGTTTTACTGTGAGTGTGACACAATCTTAATTTAATTTCCCTCTTAATGctttaataaaacacaatatgacaaaatacaaatgttgtTTATTCAAATACAATATACCACTGGAGAGCTTGAAGTTACAAAAAATCAAATCAAGTTATATACCCTTTATCATAATGCCAGCCTACTTAATCACAATGGTTAGCTTATACATTTGACATGACTTCCTATTAATTGTCAATGCTTttgatttagtttaatttaaatgCAGAGCGCAAAATGCGTTCATATGACCATGCATAACAAACAAAGCACAACAGACagtattaattattattgctTGGACAGCATTTAT
It contains:
- the LOC132446168 gene encoding uncharacterized protein LOC132446168 — translated: MDPKFRKKDGCICLFDSEDAKKVKAEKRPWTRALSPDEVKESAREAVEHKGGDPNNEEHVLGQHKLQFGAFRHQTFKWLAENALGYAGYVVASMSVESGRSDSNNNMINKRLLEKYVSQFPAGRYAIRVKKDALSSQPATTASASTQAASTSQQPSASLQAAVNVAPAFSPRSSVVPVSSLRGLLSRRDQSPQAIAKNVKSLFTKPRFQPSIPALPRAGSITASSAVTVKTEPTDSELMQAAAEVDPDTLQSRICLPAGWIPALPEVDQHWISKALFRWSPSGQPEFELDKVDRMWWYPPQQSLTSSAIPAMEQFFGHPLFLWMPRKLWRVRLLCPHQDCGKAELTSAGLHQRVRLVVGVSGSYYLVAEYLACKSCKRKVISWSHNIVSQLDIGHRLHFPCLLTYKLGCDMQVVRLMRQRGLGNSSSQLQKQLEEQHAESWLGKTIQFLTAYRGVASAISSGLILPVPLGDLPVMPAVPKHRWLMQVYAQEVLGRLDEVKASITSLFGQVLKMDSTKKIVRKLAGQARSTASWATNVGNEHGHVIMSVLTASEGWGLMKMAEGLVRRYKDAGVPPPEILYVDRDCCGNSHLLKIFGAWPGMKIRLDIWHFMRRFATGCTTDSHALYTSFMAQLSRCIFAWDQSDLQRLKAAKRAELEASHLRPTVEDVARHISKAETMLHCRRAVRESGEMGDLLKDLIEAYSGEKGCNTLGVPLINRARMAEILKAQLKHLPCLQDPPGFQLYTQTGTLKKAGHVLPTFRCARGSTSLESFHLHMNRFIPGTLASDTFFQAYLVDGLFRWNEDRTITAEGTEGPRSYSGLLKHAANQLSEEVLGRKLVEYTAPRKYTGELIGIEYLYNQNNAVMEDYKLALVTLETEDITVAEGESSLEPCDIEDPTVPTLETIWPPQQLTPPAARPATALPAARPATALPAARQATALPAAPPLPVQPLLCQLPVQPLLCQLPVQPLLCQLPVQPLLCQLPLQPLLCQLPVQPLLCQLPVQPLLCQLHSLQLLQLPLCIVLPSKTHRTW